One genomic region from Microcella humidisoli encodes:
- a CDS encoding PilT/PilU family type 4a pilus ATPase yields MTDSLAFGATAGDAAPPRRVWTVATDDAPGAAAAAAEAAVLAAQSTMPPPVMQHLAPPPPVGQPLAPPAVGQLLAPPPVGQPLAPPAGSPLAAPPPATAPTIAAPTIAAPPLAPPTVGVGPEAPPPAGAAAAAAPPPVVTTGEPMAGIHPALLAALDEVIARGASDLHIAGDAPPMVRLDGELKPVVGAPVWSRTEVTTILESIMNDRQRESFAHEWELDFAISPRGDFRFRVNFYKDRDAMAGAFRLIPTEIKSLKQLGVPAVVSKFATLPRGLVLVTGPTGSGKSTTLAALIDLVNKSRADHIVTIEDPIEFVHQNQRSLVNQREVGSDTHSFADALKRVLRQDPDVILIGELRDLETVSTALTAAETGHLVFATLHTQSAAQTIDRIIDVFPPHQQSQVRSQLALTLQGVVCQTLLPRASGQGRIIATEIMMTTGAIANLIREGKTYQITSALQAGRDSGMHTMDQHLADLVNSHMVTHEAAMSKMQDAENFNRLVHRSATGADAAPFADGFGGAR; encoded by the coding sequence ATGACGGACTCGCTGGCCTTCGGCGCCACGGCGGGCGACGCCGCTCCGCCTCGACGCGTCTGGACCGTCGCCACGGATGACGCCCCGGGCGCGGCCGCCGCCGCGGCTGAGGCCGCCGTGCTCGCCGCGCAATCGACCATGCCACCGCCCGTGATGCAGCACCTCGCGCCGCCGCCGCCCGTCGGGCAGCCGCTCGCGCCTCCGGCCGTCGGGCAACTGCTCGCGCCGCCGCCGGTCGGGCAGCCGCTCGCGCCGCCCGCGGGCTCGCCGCTCGCCGCCCCGCCGCCGGCTACCGCGCCCACGATCGCCGCACCCACGATCGCGGCTCCGCCCCTGGCGCCCCCGACCGTCGGCGTCGGACCGGAGGCGCCGCCGCCCGCGGGTGCTGCCGCGGCCGCCGCGCCGCCGCCCGTCGTCACGACGGGAGAACCCATGGCGGGCATCCACCCCGCTTTGCTCGCTGCGCTCGACGAGGTCATCGCCCGAGGCGCCTCCGATCTGCACATCGCCGGCGATGCGCCGCCGATGGTGCGGCTCGACGGCGAACTCAAGCCCGTGGTCGGCGCGCCCGTCTGGAGCCGCACCGAGGTCACGACGATCCTCGAGAGCATCATGAACGACCGCCAGCGCGAGTCCTTCGCGCACGAGTGGGAGCTCGACTTCGCGATCAGCCCCCGCGGCGACTTCCGATTCCGCGTGAACTTCTACAAGGATCGCGATGCGATGGCGGGGGCGTTCCGCCTCATCCCGACCGAGATCAAGTCGCTCAAGCAATTGGGTGTGCCGGCAGTGGTCTCGAAGTTCGCCACCCTGCCGCGCGGTCTCGTGCTCGTGACGGGCCCGACCGGCTCGGGCAAGTCGACGACGCTCGCCGCCCTCATCGACCTCGTCAACAAGTCGCGCGCCGACCACATCGTCACGATCGAAGACCCGATCGAGTTCGTGCACCAGAACCAGCGATCGCTCGTCAACCAGCGCGAGGTCGGCAGCGATACGCACTCGTTCGCCGACGCGCTCAAGCGCGTGCTGCGGCAAGACCCCGACGTCATCCTCATCGGCGAGCTCCGCGACCTCGAGACGGTCTCGACCGCGCTCACCGCCGCCGAGACCGGCCACCTCGTCTTCGCGACCCTGCACACGCAGTCGGCGGCGCAGACCATCGACCGCATCATCGACGTCTTCCCGCCGCACCAGCAGAGCCAGGTGCGATCGCAGCTGGCCCTCACGCTGCAGGGGGTCGTCTGCCAGACCCTGCTGCCGCGCGCGAGCGGCCAGGGCCGCATCATCGCGACCGAGATCATGATGACGACGGGCGCCATCGCCAACCTCATCCGCGAGGGCAAGACCTACCAGATCACCTCGGCACTGCAGGCCGGGCGCGATTCGGGCATGCACACCATGGACCAGCACCTCGCCGATCTCGTCAACAGCCACATGGTCACGCACGAGGCGGCGATGTCGAAGATGCAAGACGCCGAGAACTTCAACCGCCTCGTGCACCGCAGCGCGACCGGGGCCGACGCCGCGCCCTTCGCCGACGGATTCGGAGGAGCCCGCTGA
- a CDS encoding type II secretion system protein, with amino-acid sequence MRSIRDAGFTLVELVVVMVIIGVLAAIAVPIFLGSLDQARAGALQAALATARLETALVVVEEEALPAGSELDDILDAHGDDDITLAFSGSGTDFCIQGVHALVDEPWAVTQRLAPVSGASCAPDGSLVGP; translated from the coding sequence ATGAGATCGATTCGGGATGCTGGCTTCACGCTCGTCGAGCTCGTCGTCGTCATGGTCATCATCGGTGTGCTGGCGGCGATCGCCGTTCCGATCTTCCTGGGCAGTCTCGATCAGGCCCGTGCCGGAGCCCTGCAGGCAGCCCTCGCGACCGCGCGTCTCGAGACGGCACTCGTGGTCGTCGAGGAGGAGGCCCTCCCGGCCGGATCCGAGCTCGATGACATCCTCGACGCGCACGGCGACGACGACATCACGTTGGCGTTCTCTGGCTCGGGCACCGACTTCTGCATCCAGGGTGTGCACGCACTCGTCGACGAGCCGTGGGCCGTCACGCAGCGTCTCGCACCCGTCTCGGGCGCGAGCTGCGCGCCCGACGGCTCTCTCGTCGGCCCCTGA
- a CDS encoding GspE/PulE family protein translates to MVSVSEVLIIRGLLPIETLDKVRDEGDDAVVGDLIERGLVSASQVASAKAEVAGLSFVELAEYPVDRAAVALVPAQLCRRHNILPIHATATTITLAMVEPGDVLAMDDVRALTRMHVVAVVAEKNDLVAAINRLHRADSELSDLSTAIQEESTPSQTDEVALREADADDAPIVRFVNLIIGQAIQDLASDIHIEPGEFEMRVRYRIDGVLHDVQQAPKNIQNGVISRLKIMSDINIAERRRPQDGRMSVQHGGQVIDLRVATLPTVWGEKVVMRILDNNATRRDIGDLGMLDRNLTIYRNSYTKPYGMILVTGPTGSGKSTTLYTTLHAVARPEINVITVEDPVEYRMAGINQVQVNPKAGLTFASALRSILRSDPDVVLIGEIRDQETAQIAIEASLTGHLVLSTLHTNDAPSAITRLIEMDIEPFLVGSALDCVVAQRLARKLCDRCKQLQEYEFGHLDNLGFGRREDEISPRFYHAVGCSACSGTGYRGRLALHEVMYVTEEIERLAVARASSVEIMHTATAQGMLTLRQDGWAKVRAGLTSIEEVLRVVA, encoded by the coding sequence GTGGTTTCCGTGAGCGAAGTACTCATCATCCGTGGGCTGCTGCCCATCGAGACGCTCGACAAGGTGCGCGATGAAGGCGATGACGCCGTCGTCGGTGACCTCATCGAGCGCGGCCTCGTCAGCGCCTCACAGGTCGCGTCGGCCAAGGCCGAGGTCGCCGGCCTCTCGTTCGTCGAACTCGCCGAATACCCCGTCGACCGTGCCGCCGTGGCGCTCGTGCCGGCCCAGCTCTGCCGGCGGCACAACATCCTGCCCATCCACGCCACCGCCACGACGATCACGCTCGCGATGGTCGAGCCCGGCGACGTACTCGCGATGGACGACGTTCGCGCCCTCACCCGCATGCACGTCGTGGCCGTCGTCGCCGAGAAGAACGACCTCGTCGCCGCCATCAACCGCCTGCACCGCGCCGACAGCGAGCTGAGCGACCTCTCGACCGCGATCCAAGAGGAGTCGACTCCGAGCCAGACCGACGAGGTCGCGCTGCGGGAGGCCGACGCCGACGACGCGCCGATCGTGCGCTTCGTGAACCTCATCATCGGCCAGGCGATCCAAGACCTGGCGTCCGACATCCACATCGAACCGGGTGAGTTCGAGATGCGTGTGCGCTACCGCATCGACGGCGTGCTGCACGATGTGCAGCAGGCACCCAAGAACATCCAGAACGGCGTCATCTCGCGCCTCAAGATCATGAGCGACATCAACATCGCCGAGCGCCGGCGGCCGCAGGACGGCCGCATGTCCGTGCAGCACGGCGGTCAGGTCATCGACCTGCGCGTCGCGACCCTGCCGACGGTGTGGGGCGAGAAGGTCGTCATGCGCATCCTCGACAACAATGCCACGCGTCGCGATATCGGCGACCTCGGGATGCTCGACCGCAACCTCACCATCTACCGCAACTCGTACACCAAGCCCTACGGCATGATCCTCGTCACGGGCCCGACCGGGTCGGGAAAGTCGACGACGCTCTACACGACGCTGCACGCGGTGGCGCGGCCCGAGATCAACGTGATCACGGTCGAAGACCCGGTGGAGTACCGCATGGCCGGCATCAACCAGGTGCAGGTGAATCCGAAAGCGGGGCTCACGTTCGCGAGCGCGCTCCGCAGCATCCTGCGCTCGGACCCCGACGTCGTCCTGATCGGTGAGATCCGCGACCAGGAGACCGCTCAGATCGCCATCGAGGCGTCGCTCACCGGCCACCTCGTGCTCTCGACCCTGCACACGAACGACGCGCCGAGCGCCATCACGCGACTCATCGAGATGGATATCGAGCCGTTCCTCGTCGGCTCGGCCCTCGACTGCGTTGTCGCCCAGCGACTCGCCCGCAAGCTCTGCGACCGCTGCAAGCAGTTGCAGGAGTACGAGTTCGGGCACCTCGACAACCTCGGCTTCGGTCGACGGGAGGACGAGATCAGCCCCCGCTTCTACCACGCGGTCGGCTGCTCGGCCTGCTCGGGCACCGGGTACCGGGGCCGACTGGCGCTGCACGAGGTCATGTACGTGACCGAGGAGATCGAGCGGCTCGCCGTCGCGCGGGCGTCGAGCGTCGAGATCATGCACACGGCGACGGCGCAGGGCATGCTGACGCTGCGCCAGGACGGCTGGGCGAAGGTTCGCGCCGGCTTGACCTCGATCGAAGAGGTCCTGCGCGTGGTCGCCTGA
- the rpoB gene encoding DNA-directed RNA polymerase subunit beta: MAAARTAKNQSPKNGRTASRLSFAKISDTLTVPDLLALQTESFDWLVGNDAWKARLAEAQAAGRTDVPTHSGLEEIFEEISPIEDLGETMQLSFTNPYLEEQKYSIDECKERGKTYAAPLYVEAEFMNHMTGEIKTQTVFMGDFPLMTEKGTFIINGTERVVVSQLVRSPGVYFERQLDKTTDKDVYTARIIPSRGAWLEFEVDKRDQVGVRIDRKRKQSVTVFLKALGLTTEEIREKFAGFESIEQTLEKDAILTKEEALKDIYRKLRPGEQVAAEAARALLDNFYFNPKRYDLAKVGRYKLNRKLGLDAPLADSVLSVDDIVATIRYMVSLHESRTTLPGQRDGKPVELRLDVDDIDHFGNRRIRAVGELIQNQVRTGLSRMERVVRERMTTQDIEAITPQTLINVRPVVAAIKEFFGTSQLSQFMDQNNPLAGLTHKRRLSALGPGGLSRERAGVEVRDVHPSHYGRMCPIETPEGPNIGLIGSLASFARINAFGFIETPYRRVTKGKVTATIDYLTASEEDDHVVAQAGAPLNKDGSFAEERVLVRRKGGEVELVPSEQVDYMDVSPRQMVSVATSLIPFLEHDDANRALMGANMQRQAVPLLRSESPLVGTGMESYAAVDAGDVITATAAGVVTSVSADSVTVQLDEGGTQDYFLRKFDRSNQGTNYNHRVVVSAGDRIEVGEVIADGPATENGELALGKNLLVAFMSWEGHNFEDAIILSQNLVKDDTLSSIHIEEYEVDARDTKLGKEEITRDLPNVSPELLADLDERGIIRIGAEVRPGDILVGKVTPKGETELSAEERLLRAIFNEKSREVRDTSLKVPHGEQGTIIGVKVFDAQDGDDELGSGVNQRVVVYIAQKRKISEGDKLAGRHGNKGVISKILPVEDMPFLEDGTPVDIVLNPLGVPGRMNFGQVLEIHMGWAASRGWKIEGTPEWAEGIPANAREAAPGTKIATPVFDGAREDEIAGLLDSTLPNRDGVRMIDSTGKARLFDGRSGEPFPDPISVGYMYILKLHHLVDDKIHARSTGPYSMITQQPLGGKAQFGGQRFGEMEVWALEAYGAAYALQELLTIKSDDILGRVKVYEAIVKGENIQEPGIPESFKVLIKEMQSLCLNVEVLSADGSVLSLKDTDDEVFRAAEELGINISTRFESSSIDEI; encoded by the coding sequence TTGGCTGCTGCGCGCACCGCTAAGAACCAGTCCCCCAAGAACGGCCGCACCGCATCGCGGCTCTCTTTCGCCAAGATCAGCGACACGCTGACCGTTCCCGACCTGCTCGCCCTGCAGACGGAGAGCTTCGACTGGCTCGTCGGCAACGACGCCTGGAAGGCTCGACTCGCCGAGGCGCAGGCCGCTGGCCGCACCGACGTGCCGACGCACAGCGGGCTCGAGGAGATCTTCGAGGAGATCTCTCCGATCGAGGACCTGGGCGAGACGATGCAGCTCTCGTTCACGAACCCCTACCTCGAAGAGCAGAAGTACTCGATCGACGAGTGCAAGGAGCGCGGCAAGACCTACGCCGCCCCGCTCTACGTCGAGGCCGAGTTCATGAACCACATGACCGGTGAGATCAAGACCCAGACGGTCTTCATGGGCGACTTCCCGCTCATGACCGAGAAGGGCACCTTCATCATCAACGGCACCGAGCGTGTCGTGGTGTCGCAGCTCGTTCGCTCGCCCGGCGTCTACTTCGAGCGCCAGCTCGACAAGACGACCGATAAGGACGTCTACACCGCGCGCATCATCCCCAGCCGCGGCGCCTGGCTCGAGTTCGAGGTCGACAAGCGCGACCAGGTCGGCGTGCGCATCGACCGCAAGCGCAAGCAGTCGGTCACGGTGTTCCTCAAGGCCCTCGGTCTGACGACCGAGGAGATCCGCGAGAAGTTCGCCGGCTTCGAGTCGATCGAGCAGACCCTCGAGAAGGACGCCATCCTCACTAAGGAGGAGGCCCTCAAGGACATCTACCGCAAGCTGCGCCCGGGCGAGCAGGTCGCCGCCGAGGCTGCGCGCGCGCTGCTCGACAACTTCTACTTCAACCCGAAGCGCTACGACCTCGCGAAGGTGGGCCGTTACAAGCTCAACCGCAAGCTGGGTCTGGATGCGCCGCTCGCCGACTCGGTGCTGAGCGTCGACGACATCGTCGCGACGATCCGCTACATGGTGTCGCTGCACGAGTCGCGCACGACCCTGCCGGGTCAGCGTGACGGCAAGCCCGTCGAGCTGCGTCTCGATGTCGACGACATCGACCACTTCGGCAACCGTCGCATCCGCGCCGTGGGCGAGCTCATCCAGAACCAGGTGCGCACGGGTCTCAGCCGCATGGAGCGCGTCGTGCGCGAGCGCATGACCACGCAGGACATCGAGGCGATCACGCCGCAGACCCTGATCAACGTGCGCCCCGTCGTGGCCGCGATCAAGGAGTTCTTCGGCACCTCGCAGCTGAGCCAGTTCATGGACCAGAACAACCCGCTCGCGGGCCTCACCCACAAGCGCCGCCTGTCGGCGCTCGGCCCGGGTGGCTTGTCGCGCGAGCGCGCCGGCGTCGAGGTGCGCGACGTGCACCCCTCGCACTACGGCCGCATGTGCCCCATCGAGACCCCGGAAGGCCCGAACATCGGCCTCATCGGCTCGCTCGCCTCGTTCGCGCGCATCAACGCGTTCGGCTTCATCGAGACCCCGTACCGCCGCGTCACCAAGGGCAAGGTCACGGCGACGATCGACTACCTGACCGCGAGCGAGGAGGACGACCACGTCGTCGCCCAGGCCGGTGCGCCGCTCAACAAGGACGGGTCGTTCGCCGAGGAGCGCGTGCTCGTGCGTCGCAAGGGCGGCGAGGTCGAGCTCGTGCCGTCGGAGCAGGTCGACTACATGGACGTCTCGCCGCGCCAGATGGTGTCGGTCGCGACCTCGCTCATCCCGTTCCTCGAGCACGACGACGCGAACCGCGCCCTCATGGGTGCCAACATGCAGCGTCAGGCCGTTCCGCTGCTCCGTTCCGAGTCGCCGCTCGTCGGCACCGGCATGGAGAGCTACGCGGCCGTCGACGCCGGCGACGTCATCACCGCCACGGCGGCCGGTGTCGTCACCTCGGTCTCGGCCGACTCGGTCACGGTGCAGCTCGACGAGGGCGGAACGCAGGACTACTTCCTGCGCAAGTTCGACCGCTCGAACCAGGGCACGAACTACAACCACCGCGTCGTCGTCAGCGCGGGCGACCGCATCGAGGTCGGCGAGGTCATCGCCGATGGCCCGGCCACCGAGAACGGCGAGCTCGCGCTCGGCAAGAACCTGCTCGTCGCGTTCATGTCGTGGGAAGGCCACAACTTCGAAGACGCGATCATCCTCAGCCAGAACCTCGTGAAGGACGACACGCTGTCGTCGATCCACATCGAGGAGTACGAGGTGGATGCGCGCGACACGAAGCTCGGCAAGGAAGAGATCACCCGTGATCTGCCGAACGTGAGCCCCGAGCTGCTGGCCGACCTCGACGAGCGCGGCATCATCCGCATCGGTGCCGAGGTGCGCCCCGGCGACATCCTCGTCGGCAAGGTCACGCCCAAGGGCGAGACCGAGCTCTCGGCCGAGGAGCGCCTGCTGCGCGCGATCTTCAACGAGAAGTCGCGCGAGGTGCGCGACACCTCGCTCAAGGTTCCTCACGGCGAGCAGGGCACGATCATCGGCGTCAAGGTGTTCGACGCGCAGGACGGCGACGACGAGCTCGGCTCGGGCGTCAACCAGCGCGTGGTCGTCTACATCGCCCAGAAGCGCAAGATCTCCGAGGGCGACAAGCTCGCCGGCCGCCACGGCAACAAGGGCGTCATCTCGAAGATCCTGCCGGTGGAGGACATGCCGTTCCTCGAGGACGGCACGCCCGTCGACATCGTGCTCAACCCGCTCGGCGTCCCCGGTCGCATGAACTTCGGCCAGGTGCTCGAGATCCACATGGGCTGGGCGGCATCGCGCGGCTGGAAGATCGAGGGCACTCCCGAGTGGGCCGAGGGAATCCCGGCCAACGCTCGCGAGGCGGCGCCCGGCACGAAGATCGCGACGCCCGTGTTCGACGGTGCGCGCGAGGACGAGATCGCCGGTCTGCTCGACTCGACGCTCCCGAACCGCGACGGTGTGCGCATGATCGACTCGACCGGAAAGGCTCGTCTCTTCGACGGCCGCTCGGGCGAGCCGTTCCCCGACCCGATCTCGGTCGGCTACATGTACATCCTGAAGCTCCACCACCTCGTCGACGACAAGATCCACGCGCGCTCGACGGGCCCCTACTCGATGATCACGCAGCAGCCCCTGGGCGGTAAGGCCCAGTTCGGCGGCCAGCGGTTCGGTGAGATGGAGGTGTGGGCGCTCGAGGCCTATGGTGCGGCGTACGCGCTGCAGGAGCTCCTGACGATCAAGTCCGACGACATCCTCGGCCGCGTGAAGGTCTACGAAGCCATCGTCAAGGGCGAGAACATCCAGGAGCCCGGCATTCCCGAGAGCTTCAAGGTGCTCATCAAGGAGATGCAGTCGCTGTGCCTGAACGTCGAGGTCCTCTCGGCCGACGGCTCCGTGCTCAGCCTGAAGGACACGGATGACGAGGTCTTCCGCGCCGCAGAGGAGCTGGGCATCAACATCTCCACCCGCTTCGAGTCCTCGTCGATCGACGAGATCTGA
- the rpoC gene encoding DNA-directed RNA polymerase subunit beta' encodes MLDAKTFDELRIGLATADDIRRWSHGEVKKPETINYRTLKPEKDGLFGEQIFGPSRDWECSCGKYKRVRFKGIVCERCGVEVTKSSVRRERMGHIELAAPVTHIWYFKGVPSRLGYLLDMAPKDLEKVIYFAAYMVISIDEDGRHADLPGLENELRLEIKTLEGQRDAGIATRMQRLETELAELEAEGAKADQKRKVKDAGEKEMGQIRKSFDEQIAQLERVWEDFRTLKVGDLKPEDSVFQELQDRFGLYFEAHMGAEAIKKRLEAFDLAAESELLHEQIATGKGQKKIRAIKRLKVVNSFLQTGNSPAAMVLDVVPVIPPELRPMVQLDGGRFATSDLNDLYRRVINRNNRLRRLLDLGAPEIIVNNEKRMLQEAVDALFDNGRRGRPVTGTGNRALKSLSDMLKGKQGRFRQNLLGKRVDYSGRSVIVVGPQLKLHQCGLPKLMALELFKPFVIKRLIDLGHAQNIKSAKRMVERSRPQVWDVLEEIIRERPVLLNRAPTLHRLGIQAFEPQLVEGKAIQLHPLVCAAFNADFDGDQMAVHLPLSVEAQAEARILMLASNNILKPSDGRPVTVPTQDMIIGLHHLTTVREGAAGEGRAFSSVAEAIMAMDQGSLHLNAPVRIRLYGEKFADGRELRETTLGRALFNEQLPADYPYVDAVADKGAISQIVNDLAERYPKTVVAATLDKVKDAGFYWATRSGVTVALSDVLTPPKKKEIVAEYEKKAAKIQGQFDKGLTTDDERRRELVELWTEGTKAVNDEMRANFPADNTINRMVTSGARGNWLQVGNIAGMRGLVSNPRGEIIARPIINSYREGLSVAEYFIATHGARKGLADTALRTADSGYLTRRLVDVAQDVIIREEDCGTGKGLDFTIAHEVDGGWVRDDNVENLVFARTLATDAVSASGTIVAQAGADVGDVLIDELVAAGVAEIKVRSVLTCESAVGVCAACYGRSLATGTRVDLGEAVGIIAAQSIGEPGTQLTMRTFHTGGSASAADITQGLPRVTELFEARTPKGASPIAESAGRISIDDSGAQLKIVLTPDSGEEEVVYVVSKRARLLVEDGQHVELGHQIFVGTVDPKEVLRVKGVRAVQQHLVEGVQGVYRSQGVPIHDKHLEVIVRQMLRKVTVVDHGETDLLPGELVDRSKYNQINRAALAEGKKTASARQEVMGITKASLATESWLSAASFQETTRVLTQAAMEGKRDPLLGLKENVIIGKLIPAGTGLPAYRNVTVEATEEAKSERYPNRIFADDTALTEADLSFVDFDTFSSDDYTPGTYN; translated from the coding sequence GTGCTCGACGCAAAAACTTTCGATGAGCTCCGCATCGGCCTCGCGACCGCTGACGACATCCGTCGCTGGTCGCACGGTGAGGTGAAGAAGCCGGAGACGATCAACTACCGCACGCTCAAGCCCGAGAAGGACGGCCTGTTCGGCGAGCAGATCTTCGGGCCCTCCCGCGACTGGGAGTGCTCGTGCGGCAAGTACAAGCGGGTGCGCTTCAAGGGCATCGTGTGCGAGCGCTGCGGCGTGGAGGTCACCAAGTCCTCCGTGCGTCGCGAGCGCATGGGCCACATCGAGCTCGCCGCTCCCGTCACGCACATCTGGTACTTCAAGGGTGTGCCGAGCCGCCTCGGCTACCTGCTCGACATGGCGCCGAAAGACCTCGAGAAGGTCATCTACTTCGCCGCCTACATGGTCATCTCGATCGATGAGGACGGCCGTCACGCCGACCTCCCCGGGCTCGAGAACGAGCTGCGGCTCGAGATCAAGACCCTGGAGGGCCAACGCGACGCCGGCATCGCGACGCGCATGCAGCGTCTCGAGACCGAGCTCGCCGAGCTCGAGGCAGAGGGCGCCAAGGCCGACCAGAAGCGCAAGGTGAAAGACGCCGGCGAGAAGGAGATGGGCCAGATCCGCAAGTCGTTCGACGAGCAGATCGCCCAGCTCGAGCGCGTGTGGGAGGACTTCCGCACGCTCAAGGTCGGCGACCTCAAGCCGGAGGACTCGGTCTTCCAGGAGCTGCAGGACCGTTTCGGCCTGTACTTCGAGGCCCACATGGGTGCCGAGGCCATCAAGAAGCGCCTCGAGGCGTTCGACCTCGCCGCCGAGAGCGAGCTGCTGCACGAGCAGATCGCCACGGGCAAGGGTCAGAAGAAGATCCGCGCGATCAAGCGCCTGAAGGTCGTCAACTCCTTCCTGCAGACCGGCAACTCGCCGGCCGCGATGGTGCTCGATGTCGTGCCGGTGATCCCGCCGGAGCTGCGCCCGATGGTGCAGCTCGACGGTGGCCGCTTCGCGACCTCCGACCTCAACGACCTGTACCGCCGCGTCATCAACCGCAACAACCGTCTGCGCCGTCTTCTCGACCTCGGGGCTCCCGAGATCATCGTGAACAACGAGAAGCGCATGCTGCAGGAGGCCGTCGACGCCCTGTTCGACAACGGCCGCCGCGGTCGTCCGGTCACGGGCACGGGTAACCGTGCGCTGAAGTCGCTGAGCGACATGCTCAAGGGCAAGCAGGGCCGGTTCCGTCAGAACCTGCTCGGCAAGCGCGTCGACTACTCGGGCCGTTCGGTCATCGTCGTCGGACCGCAGCTCAAGCTGCACCAGTGCGGTCTGCCGAAGCTCATGGCGCTCGAGCTGTTCAAGCCGTTCGTCATCAAGCGCCTCATCGACCTGGGCCACGCGCAGAACATCAAGAGCGCCAAGCGCATGGTCGAGCGGTCGCGTCCGCAGGTGTGGGACGTGCTCGAGGAGATCATCCGCGAGCGCCCCGTGCTGCTGAACCGCGCGCCCACCCTGCACCGCCTCGGCATCCAGGCCTTCGAGCCTCAGCTCGTCGAGGGCAAGGCCATCCAGCTGCACCCGCTCGTCTGCGCCGCGTTCAACGCGGACTTCGACGGTGACCAGATGGCCGTGCACCTGCCGCTGTCGGTCGAGGCTCAGGCCGAGGCCCGCATCCTCATGCTCGCGTCGAACAACATCCTCAAGCCGTCCGACGGCCGCCCGGTGACGGTTCCCACGCAGGACATGATCATCGGTCTGCACCACCTCACGACCGTGCGCGAGGGCGCCGCCGGCGAGGGCCGCGCGTTCTCCTCGGTCGCCGAGGCGATCATGGCCATGGATCAGGGCTCGCTGCACCTCAACGCGCCGGTGCGCATCCGCCTCTACGGCGAGAAGTTCGCCGATGGTCGCGAGCTGCGCGAGACGACGCTGGGCCGCGCGCTGTTCAACGAGCAGCTGCCGGCCGACTACCCCTACGTGGATGCGGTGGCCGACAAGGGCGCGATCTCGCAGATCGTCAACGACCTCGCCGAGCGCTACCCCAAGACGGTGGTCGCGGCGACGCTCGACAAGGTGAAGGACGCCGGCTTCTACTGGGCGACCCGCTCGGGTGTGACCGTCGCGCTCAGCGACGTGCTCACCCCGCCGAAGAAGAAGGAGATCGTCGCCGAGTACGAGAAGAAGGCGGCGAAGATCCAGGGCCAGTTCGACAAGGGTCTGACGACCGATGACGAGCGGCGCCGCGAGCTGGTCGAGCTGTGGACGGAGGGCACGAAGGCCGTCAACGACGAGATGCGCGCCAACTTCCCGGCCGACAACACGATCAACCGCATGGTCACCTCGGGTGCCCGTGGTAACTGGCTGCAGGTCGGCAACATCGCCGGTATGCGCGGTCTCGTGTCGAACCCGCGCGGTGAGATCATCGCCCGCCCGATCATCAACTCGTACCGCGAGGGCCTGTCGGTGGCGGAGTACTTCATCGCCACGCACGGTGCCCGCAAGGGTCTGGCCGACACCGCTCTGCGCACGGCCGACTCGGGCTACCTGACCCGTCGACTCGTCGACGTGGCGCAGGACGTCATCATCCGCGAGGAGGACTGCGGCACGGGCAAGGGTCTCGACTTCACGATCGCGCACGAGGTCGACGGCGGTTGGGTTCGCGACGACAATGTCGAGAACCTCGTCTTCGCCCGCACGCTCGCGACCGACGCGGTCAGCGCCTCGGGCACGATCGTCGCGCAGGCCGGTGCCGATGTCGGCGACGTGCTGATCGACGAGCTCGTCGCGGCGGGTGTCGCCGAGATCAAGGTGCGCTCGGTGCTGACGTGCGAGTCGGCGGTCGGCGTCTGCGCCGCCTGCTACGGCCGCTCGCTGGCCACGGGCACGCGCGTCGACCTCGGTGAGGCCGTCGGCATCATCGCGGCCCAGTCGATCGGTGAGCCCGGAACGCAGCTCACGATGCGCACCTTCCACACCGGTGGTTCGGCCTCCGCGGCCGACATCACGCAGGGTCTTCCCCGCGTCACCGAGCTGTTCGAGGCGCGCACGCCGAAGGGCGCGAGCCCCATCGCCGAGAGCGCCGGCCGCATCAGCATCGACGACAGCGGTGCTCAGCTGAAGATCGTGCTCACGCCGGACAGTGGCGAGGAGGAGGTCGTGTACGTCGTCTCGAAGCGCGCGCGCCTGCTCGTCGAGGACGGCCAGCACGTCGAGCTGGGTCACCAGATCTTCGTCGGCACGGTCGACCCGAAGGAGGTGCTGCGTGTGAAGGGCGTCCGCGCCGTGCAGCAGCACCTCGTCGAGGGCGTGCAGGGGGTCTACCGCTCGCAGGGCGTGCCGATCCACGACAAGCACCTCGAGGTCATCGTGCGTCAGATGCTGCGCAAGGTCACCGTCGTCGACCACGGCGAGACCGATCTGCTGCCGGGCGAGCTCGTCGACCGTTCGAAGTACAACCAGATCAACCGCGCCGCGCTGGCCGAGGGCAAGAAGACCGCCTCGGCCCGCCAGGAGGTCATGGGCATCACCAAGGCCTCGCTCGCGACCGAGTCGTGGCTGTCGGCCGCGTCCTTCCAGGAGACCACCCGCGTGCTCACGCAGGCGGCCATGGAGGGCAAGCGCGACCCGCTGCTGGGGCTCAAGGAGAACGTGATCATCGGCAAGCTGATCCCGGCCGGTACCGGTCTGCCCGCGTACCGCAACGTCACGGTCGAGGCGACGGAGGAGGCGAAGTCCGAGCGGTACCCCAACCGCATCTTCGCCGACGACACCGCCCTGACCGAGGCCGACCTGTCGTTCGTCGACTTCGATACGTTCTCGAGCGACGACTACACGCCGGGCACGTACAACTAG